Proteins encoded in a region of the Polyangium spumosum genome:
- a CDS encoding DUF6929 family protein — protein sequence MIKASHDPRLRARIRSSRPLHGLRAGSALVWHDQRLLVIQDDAFSVAWVDPDSGAMERVTLAGGGEALPKAQKPDFEAAFVGPGRAVTILGSGSAETRRYKASLDLDAGRVHVADLGALFDAVEARLGIRPNIEGAVLSGEVLRLFHRGAGAGASAVVNVAKNALEGRGVELFGQVVYDLGFAGGVPLHFTDATAFGGRTLYLAVAEGTPNAIDDGPVVGAAVGFFAGDQARYALLEEPSGEGSCRKVEGITLDPARKTIWAVTDPDDPERPAELCEIGLEGFF from the coding sequence GTGATCAAGGCGTCCCACGATCCGCGTCTGCGCGCTCGTATCCGCTCGTCGAGGCCGCTCCACGGCCTCCGGGCGGGCTCGGCGCTGGTTTGGCACGACCAACGATTGCTGGTGATCCAGGACGACGCGTTCTCCGTCGCGTGGGTCGATCCGGATTCGGGGGCGATGGAGCGCGTGACGCTCGCGGGCGGCGGCGAGGCCCTGCCCAAAGCGCAAAAACCAGATTTCGAGGCGGCGTTCGTCGGGCCGGGGCGCGCCGTGACGATCCTCGGGTCGGGCTCGGCGGAGACGCGGAGGTACAAGGCTTCGCTCGACCTCGACGCGGGCCGCGTGCACGTCGCGGACCTCGGCGCGCTCTTCGACGCGGTCGAGGCGAGGCTCGGGATCCGGCCGAACATCGAGGGCGCGGTGCTTTCCGGCGAGGTCTTGCGGCTCTTTCATCGCGGCGCGGGGGCCGGGGCGAGCGCGGTCGTGAACGTCGCGAAAAACGCGCTCGAGGGGCGCGGCGTGGAGCTCTTCGGGCAGGTGGTGTACGACCTCGGATTCGCGGGCGGCGTGCCGCTGCATTTCACGGACGCGACGGCGTTCGGGGGACGGACGCTTTACCTCGCGGTCGCGGAGGGCACGCCGAACGCGATCGACGACGGGCCGGTCGTGGGCGCCGCCGTGGGGTTTTTCGCCGGGGATCAGGCGAGGTATGCGCTCCTGGAGGAGCCGTCGGGGGAAGGCTCGTGCCGGAAGGTGGAGGGGATCACGCTCGATCCGGCGCGAAAGACGATATGGGCGGTGACCGATCCCGACGACCCCGAGCGGCCCGCGGAGCTCTGCGAGATCGGGCTGGAAGGGTTTTTCTGA
- a CDS encoding alpha-1,4-glucan--maltose-1-phosphate maltosyltransferase encodes MQIERVRPEIDGGRFPIKRILGDKIDVSAIVYADGHDVLACALLYRPAPSVGDPDPPWVSVPLEPTPEPDRFVASFSPDTLGLWQYTVEAWIDRYGTFRRDLKKRVEAAQDVSVDILDGATLLEQAARDATGDDARSLADIAARLRDHTLSLTERITLALDSGLCMAAARHPDKRLASRYPGVLEVVVDPEKARFSAWYELFPRSFGPEGRHGTFADAEARLPYVAEMGFDVLYLPPIHPIGQTNRKGKNNTLVAEEGDVGSPWAIGAPEGGHTAVHPSLGTLDDFDRFFQAAERLGIDVALDIALQASPDHPWVHEHPSWFPRRADGTARYAENPPKKYQDIHPFEFETEEWPELWRSLEGIFRFWIARGVRFFRVDNPHTKALPFWEWLIRVIKRDHPEVVFLSEAFTRPALMYGLAKRGFTQSYTYFTWRVSKDEITSYMHDLTKTEVVEFYRPNFWPNTPDILPEHLQNREPSAFLIRLVLAATLSSSYGMYGPAFELMEHKPLREGAEEYADSEKFELKRWDLRRPDSLRPMISRVNRIRMEHPALARNDNLRFFHTDSDLVLAYGKTHGDDTLIVVVNLDPYHRHGAWVELDLPGLTDAGRGFEVHDLLSGARYTFRGTRNWVEIDPRTSPACVFHARRLARRENDYEYFL; translated from the coding sequence GTGCAGATCGAGCGCGTCCGTCCCGAGATCGACGGCGGGCGCTTCCCGATCAAGCGGATCCTCGGCGACAAGATCGACGTCTCGGCCATCGTCTACGCGGACGGACACGACGTCCTCGCCTGCGCGCTCCTCTATCGCCCGGCCCCGTCCGTGGGCGACCCCGATCCGCCCTGGGTCTCCGTCCCGCTCGAGCCCACCCCCGAGCCCGATCGTTTCGTCGCCTCGTTTTCGCCCGACACGCTCGGCCTCTGGCAATACACCGTCGAGGCCTGGATCGACCGGTACGGCACGTTCCGTCGCGACCTGAAGAAACGCGTCGAGGCGGCCCAGGACGTCTCCGTCGACATCCTCGACGGCGCGACCCTCCTCGAACAGGCCGCCAGGGACGCGACCGGCGACGACGCCCGCTCGCTCGCGGACATCGCCGCGCGCCTGCGTGACCACACCCTCTCGCTCACCGAGCGGATCACGCTCGCGCTCGACAGCGGCCTCTGCATGGCCGCCGCGCGCCACCCCGACAAACGCCTCGCCTCGCGGTATCCCGGCGTCCTCGAGGTCGTCGTCGACCCTGAAAAGGCGCGCTTCTCCGCCTGGTACGAGCTCTTTCCCCGCTCCTTCGGCCCCGAGGGCCGCCACGGCACCTTCGCCGACGCCGAGGCGCGATTGCCGTACGTCGCCGAGATGGGCTTCGACGTGCTCTACCTCCCGCCGATCCACCCGATTGGCCAGACGAACCGTAAAGGCAAAAACAACACCCTCGTCGCGGAGGAGGGCGACGTCGGCAGCCCCTGGGCCATCGGCGCCCCCGAGGGCGGGCATACCGCGGTGCACCCCTCGCTCGGCACCCTCGACGATTTCGACAGGTTCTTCCAGGCCGCAGAGCGCCTCGGCATCGACGTCGCCCTCGACATCGCCCTGCAGGCCTCGCCGGATCACCCCTGGGTCCACGAGCACCCGAGCTGGTTCCCGCGCCGCGCCGACGGCACGGCTCGTTACGCCGAGAATCCGCCCAAGAAATACCAGGACATCCACCCCTTCGAGTTCGAGACGGAGGAGTGGCCCGAGCTCTGGCGCTCGCTCGAGGGCATCTTCCGCTTCTGGATCGCCCGCGGCGTCCGCTTCTTCCGGGTCGACAACCCGCACACGAAGGCCCTCCCGTTCTGGGAGTGGCTCATCCGCGTGATCAAGCGCGACCACCCCGAGGTCGTCTTCCTCTCGGAGGCCTTCACCCGCCCCGCGCTCATGTACGGCCTCGCCAAGCGTGGCTTCACCCAGTCGTACACGTATTTCACCTGGCGCGTCTCCAAGGACGAGATCACGTCCTACATGCACGACCTCACGAAGACCGAGGTCGTCGAGTTTTACCGGCCAAACTTCTGGCCGAACACGCCCGACATCCTGCCCGAGCACCTGCAGAACCGCGAGCCCTCGGCCTTCCTCATCCGCCTCGTCCTCGCCGCCACGCTCTCGAGCTCGTACGGCATGTATGGCCCGGCGTTCGAGCTCATGGAGCACAAACCCCTCCGCGAGGGCGCCGAGGAGTATGCGGACAGCGAGAAATTCGAGCTCAAGCGCTGGGACCTCCGCCGCCCCGACAGCCTCCGCCCCATGATCTCGCGCGTCAACCGGATCCGGATGGAGCACCCCGCGCTCGCCCGCAACGACAACCTCCGGTTTTTCCACACCGACAGCGACCTCGTCCTCGCGTATGGCAAGACGCACGGGGACGACACCCTCATCGTCGTGGTCAACCTCGACCCGTATCACCGCCACGGCGCGTGGGTCGAGCTCGATCTGCCGGGCCTCACGGACGCGGGGCGCGGCTTCGAGGTCCATGACCTCCTCTCCGGCGCGCGTTATACGTTCCGGGGAACACGAAACTGGGTCGAGATCGATCCGCGGACGTCGCCCGCCTGTGTCTTCCACGCGCGCAGGCTCGCCCGCAGGGAGAACGATTACGAGTATTTCCTATGA